In one window of Helianthus annuus cultivar XRQ/B chromosome 17, HanXRQr2.0-SUNRISE, whole genome shotgun sequence DNA:
- the LOC110921707 gene encoding glyceraldehyde-3-phosphate dehydrogenase, cytosolic, with amino-acid sequence MAKIKIGINGFGRIGRLVARVALQSDDIELVAVNDPFITTDYMIYMFKYDSVHGQYKKGEIKVKDSKTLLFGDKPVTVFGCRNPEEIAWGEAGAEYVVESTGVFTDKDKAAAHLKGGAKKVVISAPSANAPMFVMGVNEKEYKSDITIVSNASCTTNCLAPLAKVIHDKFGIVEGLMTTVHSITATQKTVDGPSMKDWRGGRAASFNIIPSSTGAAKAVGKVLPALNGKLTGMSFRVPTVDVSVVDLTARLEKPASYDDIKAAIKAEAEGSMKGILGYTEDDVVSTDFVGDCRSSVFDAKAGIALNNNFVKLVSWYDNEWGYSNRVVDLIRHMAKS; translated from the exons ATGGCAAAGATTAAGATCGGAATCAACG GATTCGGAAGAATCGGACGGTTAGTCGCCAGAGTTGCTTTACAGAGCGATGATATTGAACTTGTTGCCGTTAACGATCCGTTTATTACCACTGACTACATG ATTTACATGTTCAAATATGATAGTGTTCATGGCCAATATAAGAAGGGTGAAATCAAAGTTAAGGATTCCAAGACTCTTCTCTTCGGCGATAAACCTGTTACTGTTTTTGGCTGCAG AAACCCGGAGGAAATCGCGTGGGGTGAAGCAGGAGCTGAGTATGTTGTGGAATCAACTGGAGTTTTCACAGATAAGGACAAAGCTGCTGCTCATTTGAAG GGAGGTGCGAAGAAGGTTGTGATCTCGGCTCCAAGTGCGAACGCTCCCATGTTTGTCATGGGTGTAAATGAAAAAGAGTATAAATCCGATATCACTATTGTGTCTAATGCTAGCTGCACCACTAACTGTCTTGCTCCATTGGCAAAG GTTATACATGACAAATTTGGCATTGTTGAAGGCCTTATGACCACTGTTCACTCCATCACAGCAACTCAGAAAACTGTTGACGGTCCATCAATGAAGGATTGGAGAGGTGGAAGAGCTGCTTCTTTCAATATTATTCCCAGCAGTACGGGTGCTGCTAAG GCTGTTGGAAAAGTCCTTCCTGCCCTTAATGGGAAACTTACAGGGATGTCATTCCGTGTCCCTACGGTTGACGTATCTGTGGTTGACCTTACTGCTAGGCTCGAGAAGCCCGCCTCATATGATGATATCAAGGCTGCTATCAA GGCTGAGGCAGAGGGGAGTATGAAGGGAATCCTAGGATACACCGAGGATGATGTTGTGTCTACAGACTTTGTGGGTGACTGCAGGTCGAGCGTATTCGATGCGAAGGCGGGTATTGCTCTGAACAACAACTTTGTGAAACTTGTCTCGTGGTATGACAACGAATGGGGATACAG TAACCGTGTTGTTGACTTGATCCGTCATATGGCCAAGTCTTGA
- the LOC110921503 gene encoding prohibitin-3, mitochondrial — MRTNQTTMTFLTNLARAAVGIGATAAFADSALYTVDGGERAVLFDRFRGVLNNTVGEGTHILIPWLQKPYIFDIRTRHHTFSSISGTKDLQMVNLTLRVLSRPEVNQLPSIFKTLGLEYDEKVLPSIGNEVLKAVVAQFNADQLLTDRAQVSALVRESLIRRAKDFNIVLDDVAITHLSYGAEFSKAVEEKQVAQQEAERSRFVVAKAEQEQRAAVIRAEGESESAKMISEATTGAGMGLIELRRIEASREICSTLGRSGNVTYVPGGGSQMLLGLNSSR; from the exons ATGAGAACAAATCAAACCACCATGACATTCCTCACCAATCTCGCACGCGCCGCAGTCGGCATCGGAGCCACAGCCGCCTTCGCCGACTCTGCCCTCTACACCGTGGACGGCGGTGAACGCGCCGTCCTCTTCGACCGTTTCCGCGGCGTCCTCAACAACACCGTCGGCGAAGGTACACACATCCTCATCCCATGGCTCCAGAAACCCTACATATTCGACATTCGCACCAGACACCACACGTTCTCTTCAATCTCCGGCACAAAAGACCTCCAAATGGTTAACCTAACCCTACGCGTCCTCTCTCGCCCAGAAGTTAACCAGTTACCGTCCATTTTTAAAACCCTAGGCCTTGAGTACGACGAGAAGGTTCTTCCGTCGATCGGTAACGAAGTTTTGAAAGCTGTTGTTGCACAGTTCAACGCCGATCAGCTGTTAACGGATCGCGCACAG GTTTCGGCTCTTGTTCGCGAGAGTTTGATCCGTAGGGCTAAGGATTTTAATATTGTGCTTGATGACGTGGCAATCACGCATTTATCATACGGAGCGGAGTTTTCAAAGGCGGTGGAGGAGAAGCAGGTGGCGCAGCAGGAGGCGGAGAGGTCGCGGTTTGTGGTGGCGAAGGCAGAGCAGGAGCAGCGAGCGGCGGTTATTAGGGCGGAAGGGGAGAGTGAGTCGGCGAAGATGATTTCAGAGGCGACGACTGGGGCGGGGATGGGGTTGATAGAGTTGAGGAGGATTGAGGCTTCTAGGGAGATATGTTCTACGTTGGGGAGGAGTGGTAATGTGACTTATGTTCCGGGTGGTGGGAGTCAGATGCTTCTCGGGCTTAATTCTTCACGTTAA